Genomic DNA from Alkalihalobacterium alkalinitrilicum:
AACGACATAAAGTGAGGTTGTCATTTAAGGTTCAACAGCAATCCTCATAGAATAACAGCTAGTGGAGTCCTTCATAAAAATGATTGACTTTTATTTTAATGAAAAAAAGAATTGAAGCGAAACTCAACCAGATGTAGGAAGTGATTGTGTTGATAGATATGAAAGATGTTTGGAAAACGTATCCTAATGGTGTTAGTGCTATTAACGGGATTGATATATCGATAGGTAAAGGCGAGTTTGTATATGTAGTAGGTCCTAGTGGTGCGGGGAAATCGACTTTTATTAAAATGATGTATCGTGAAGAAAAACCAACAAAAGGTGATATTTCTATTAATGGTACAAACCTTGCCAAGTTAAAAAATAGACAAGTTCCGATTTTTCGTCGAAACATTGGTGTTGTTTTTCAGGACTTTAAACTATTACCTAAACTATCAGTGTATGAAAACGTAGCGTTTGCGTTAGAAGTAATTGAAGAAAATCCGGCGACCATTAAGCGAAAAGTAATGAACGTATTGGAAATCGTCAAGTTAAAAAATAAAGCTCGGTTTCTTCCTGGTGAACTATCAGGTGGAGAACAACAACGGGTAGCGATTGCGCGTGCTATCGTCAATAGTCCGAACGTTTTAATTGCGGACGAGCCTACGGGTAACCTTGATCCAGATACAGCTTGGGAAATTATGGACACTTTAGAGGAAATTAATAATCGAGGAACGACGATCGTTATGGCTACGCACAATAAAGAAATTGTAAATACGATTAAAAAACGTGTAATTGCTATTGAGGGCGGAAGAGTTGTTCGCGATGAAATAAGGGGGAACTACGGATATGAAATTTAGAACCCTTACTCGACACGGTAAAGAAGGCTTTAAAAACATTGGCCGAAATGGTTGGATGTCCTTCGCTTCAATAAGTGCCGTTACGATTATGCTCTTTCTAGTAGGGATTTTTCTTTTGTTAATACTTAATATGAATCATCTCGCTTCAACAGTGGAAGAGGATGTTGAAATCCATGTTTATATTGATTTAACAGCTGATGAAGAGCAACAAG
This window encodes:
- the ftsE gene encoding cell division ATP-binding protein FtsE, which gives rise to MIDMKDVWKTYPNGVSAINGIDISIGKGEFVYVVGPSGAGKSTFIKMMYREEKPTKGDISINGTNLAKLKNRQVPIFRRNIGVVFQDFKLLPKLSVYENVAFALEVIEENPATIKRKVMNVLEIVKLKNKARFLPGELSGGEQQRVAIARAIVNSPNVLIADEPTGNLDPDTAWEIMDTLEEINNRGTTIVMATHNKEIVNTIKKRVIAIEGGRVVRDEIRGNYGYEI